The Lycium barbarum isolate Lr01 chromosome 9, ASM1917538v2, whole genome shotgun sequence genome has a segment encoding these proteins:
- the LOC132610967 gene encoding RAN GTPase-activating protein 1-like — translation MDSAGFSMKLWPPSLSTRLMLVERMTKNLITPSILSRKYGLLSKEEAEEDAKQIEALAFDSANQHFDKEPDGDGSSAVQLYAKESSKLMLEVIKRGPQTKESAEGIIPEKVKASAETTIFDISKGRRDFISAEEASELLKPLSEPGNNYKRICFSNRSFGVDAARIAGPILSALKDQLTEVDLSDFIAGRQEEEALEVIEIFSSALGACDLRHLDLSNNALGEKGVRAFGALLKSQQNLEELYLMNDGISEEAAQAVCELIPSTDKLRILHFHNNMTGDEGALAISELVKRSPALEDFRCSSTRVGSEGGVALSQALGECRNLKKIDLRDNMFGVEAGIALSKVLSIFSGLTEIYLSYLNLEDEGSIALANALKGSAPSLEVLEMDGNDITAKAAPDLAACIAAKQFLTTLKLAENELKDEGAILIAKALEDGHGQLTELDMSTNAIRRAGARCLAQAVVGKPGFKVLNINGNFISDEGIDEVKDIFKNSLHVLGPLDDNDPEGEDYDEEADEGADNENDLETKLKGLDIKQEE, via the coding sequence ATGGATTCTGCAGGATTCTCTATGAAGCTGTGGCCCCCAAGTCTAAGTACCAGGCTAATGCTCGTAGAGAGAATGACCAAGAATCTTATTACTCCATCCATCCTATCCAGGAAATATGGCCTTTTGAGTAAAGAAGAAGCTGAGGAGGATGCCAAACAAATAGAAGCTCTAGCTTTTGATTCTGCCAATCAACATTTTGACAAGGAGCCAGATGGAGATGGAAGTTCTGCTGTGCAACTTTATGCTAAAGAATCTAGTAAGCTCATGTTAGAAGTTATTAAAAGAGGCCCTCAGACAAAGGAATCTGCAGAAGGTATTATACCTGAGAAGGTTAAAGCATCTGCTGAAACTACTATTTTCGATATATCCAAAGGTAGACGGGATTTCATAAGTGCAGAAGAGGCTTCTGAGTTATTGAAACCACTAAGTGAACCAGGGAATAATTATAAAAGGATATGTTTCAGCAATAGAAGCTTTGGCGTGGATGCTGCTAGAATTGCAGGACCCATTTTGTCCGCTCTTAAAGATCAATTGACCGAAGTGGACCTGTCAGACTTCATAGCAGGTAGACAAGAGGAAGAAGCCCTAGAAGTCATCGAGATCTTTTCTTCTGCTTTGGGCGCCTGTGACCTGAGGCATCTCGATCTTTCCAACAATGCTTTAGGTGAAAAGGGTGTAAGGGCATTCGGCGCACTTTTAAAGTCACAACAGAACTTGGAAGAGCTCTATTTGATGAATGACGGAATTTCAGAGGAAGCAGCACAAGCAGTTTGCGAACTAATTCCATCAACCGATAAACTTCGTATTCTTCATTTTCACAATAACATGACAGGAGATGAGGGTGCACTTGCTATTTCTGAACTTGTGAAGCGTTCTCCTGCATTGGAGGATTTCCGGTGCTCATCTACAAGGGTAGGATCTGAAGGTGGGGTTGCTCTTTCACAAGCACTTGGAGAATGTCGAAATTTAAAGAAGATTGATTTGCGTGACAACATGTTTGGTGTGGAAGCTGGAATTGCCTTGAGCAAAGTACTATCAATTTTTTCCGGCTTAACTGAAATCTACTTAAGTTATCTGAATTTGGAGGATGAGGGGTCCATAGCTCTTGCTAATGCCCTCAAGGGATCTGCTCCATCCCTTGAGGTTTTGGAGATGGATGGTAATGACATCACAGCTAAAGCTGCTCCTGATCTGGCAGCCTGTATTGCTGCAAAACAATTTCTTACCACACTGAAGTTAGCAGAGAATGAGTTGAAAGACGAGGGTGCTATCTTAATTGCAAAGGCGTTGGAGGATGGTCACGGTCAATTAACTGAACTGGATATGAGTACCAATGCAATAAGACGAGCTGGTGCGAGGTGCTTGGCACAAGCTGTAGTGGGCAAACCTGGATTTAAGGTGCTGAACATCAATGGCAACTTCATATCTGATGAAGGAATTGATGAGGTTAAAGATATTTTTAAGAATTCACTTCATGTGCTTGGGCCTCTGGATGACAATGATCCTGAAGGTGAAGATTATGATGAAGAGGCTGATGAAGGAGCAGATAATGAGAACGATTTGGAGACAAAGCTCAAGGGTCTTGATATCAAGCAGGAAGAATAA